Proteins encoded within one genomic window of Methanosarcina barkeri str. Wiesmoor:
- a CDS encoding Lrp/AsnC family transcriptional regulator, which translates to MDEKIRHILEILENDARTSPEEIASLTDMSAQDVSQTIAKLEETGVIRHYKTIVDWDLVGENDVYAVIELKVTLERNQGYQAIAERIYKFPEVRSVRLLSGNYDISLTVRGKSMKDVAFFVAEKIATLDQVQSTSTHFVLKTYKEDGVILHEPETIQRLPVSF; encoded by the coding sequence ATGGATGAAAAGATTCGACATATACTGGAAATTCTTGAGAATGATGCACGAACGAGTCCAGAAGAAATAGCATCCCTTACAGATATGTCTGCACAGGATGTTTCCCAGACGATTGCAAAACTTGAAGAGACGGGAGTTATCCGGCACTACAAAACCATCGTTGATTGGGATCTGGTCGGGGAAAACGATGTTTATGCCGTTATTGAGCTGAAGGTTACTCTCGAGCGCAATCAGGGCTATCAGGCAATTGCAGAAAGAATCTACAAGTTTCCGGAAGTCAGGTCAGTTAGGCTCTTATCTGGAAATTACGACATATCCCTTACTGTCCGAGGAAAATCGATGAAGGACGTGGCTTTTTTCGTAGCAGAGAAAATTGCAACCCTTGATCAGGTACAGAGCACTTCAACCCACTTCGTACTGAAAACGTATAAAGAAGATGGGGTCATCCTTCATGAACCTGAAACGATTCAAAGGCTACCGGTATCATTTTGA
- a CDS encoding aminotransferase class I/II-fold pyridoxal phosphate-dependent enzyme: protein MRPSCDPSKFVADVVKEIPPSGIRRFFDLVSGLEDVISLGVGEPDFITPWHIREMCIHSLEKGQTSYTSNYGLPELRDELTRTYYRRYGLDYDPSSEILITTGVSEALDIAVRTVVNPGDEVIIVQPSYVAYLPSVVLAGGKPVIVSTHRDDEFSLTAEALKPAITDKTKAIILNFPNNPTGAIMSKEGLEDIADLVVENDLFVISDEVYECLTYEGKHVPLSSLDGMKERTVMLNGFSKAYAMTGLRLGFAMGSPEIIHSMMMIHQYSMLCAPITAQIGAIEALRHGKDEMERMVREYDRRRHFIVRGFNRIGLECCNPKGAFYAFPYVGNTGLSSSEFAERLLDEKKVVAIPGDAFGEAGEGFLRCAYAASINDIRKALDRMEDFVDRLKQ from the coding sequence TTGAGACCTTCATGTGATCCTTCTAAGTTTGTTGCCGACGTTGTGAAAGAAATTCCTCCTTCGGGAATACGCCGTTTTTTTGATCTGGTTTCCGGACTTGAGGATGTAATCTCCCTTGGTGTAGGAGAGCCTGACTTTATAACTCCATGGCATATCCGTGAGATGTGTATTCATTCTCTGGAAAAAGGGCAAACCTCATATACATCAAATTACGGGCTTCCTGAGCTCAGAGACGAACTTACCAGAACTTATTACAGGCGCTATGGTCTGGATTATGATCCTTCATCCGAGATACTCATCACAACAGGGGTGAGTGAAGCTCTGGATATAGCAGTAAGGACGGTGGTCAACCCTGGTGATGAGGTTATTATCGTCCAGCCTTCATATGTGGCATATTTACCTTCTGTTGTTCTTGCAGGAGGTAAGCCGGTTATCGTTTCCACCCACAGGGATGATGAGTTTAGCCTGACTGCAGAAGCCCTCAAACCTGCAATCACGGACAAGACGAAAGCAATAATTCTCAACTTCCCTAACAATCCTACAGGAGCGATCATGTCAAAGGAAGGCCTCGAGGATATTGCTGACCTGGTTGTGGAGAATGATCTATTTGTTATCTCGGACGAAGTTTACGAGTGCCTTACCTATGAAGGCAAACACGTTCCGTTATCTTCCCTTGATGGCATGAAAGAACGGACTGTTATGCTTAACGGGTTTTCCAAGGCTTATGCAATGACAGGGCTCAGGCTCGGTTTTGCAATGGGTTCTCCTGAGATTATACATTCAATGATGATGATCCATCAATATTCCATGCTCTGTGCTCCCATAACAGCTCAAATTGGAGCAATTGAAGCACTCCGTCACGGTAAAGATGAAATGGAGCGGATGGTCCGGGAATATGACCGGCGCAGGCACTTTATTGTCAGAGGCTTTAACAGGATAGGGCTTGAATGCTGCAACCCTAAAGGAGCATTTTACGCTTTCCCCTATGTAGGAAATACCGGACTCTCTTCCTCTGAGTTTGCAGAACGCCTTCTGGATGAAAAGAAAGTCGTTGCAATCCCCGGAGATGCCTTTGGAGAGGCAGGTGAGGGCTTCCTTCGCTGCGCCTACGCAGCATCCATAAATGATATCAGAAAAGCGTTAGACAGAATGGAAGACTTTGTGGACAGGTTAAAGCAGTAA
- a CDS encoding DUF5591 domain-containing protein, with product MKPIIPEDERSKEPLDTDRVIYHPDMIRANEWVLNEYEAPYRELCIFVPCAKRKPYHESPSHKKFDRIIFGIAKPEDVHIVTFGTCGITPRELDTQYPFMHYSFMMGKCNVAKIKRDFIKMESERLAAYLEKTRDNYKHRIAYCIGDFRTAMEKAVEMVDVEVDIVPRESTIQKMIQPDKPFIYNSLSSREYLQDFSDAITDALKLPKRKVGLKEDLSVDDADWYLL from the coding sequence ATGAAACCCATTATTCCTGAAGATGAGCGTTCTAAAGAACCTCTTGACACTGATAGGGTAATTTATCACCCGGATATGATAAGGGCTAATGAATGGGTCCTGAACGAATACGAAGCTCCTTATAGGGAACTATGTATTTTTGTTCCCTGTGCCAAAAGGAAACCCTATCATGAAAGTCCCTCTCACAAAAAATTCGATCGAATAATCTTCGGGATTGCAAAACCTGAAGATGTACATATAGTAACCTTCGGAACCTGTGGAATTACCCCACGGGAACTTGATACGCAATACCCATTCATGCATTACAGCTTTATGATGGGTAAATGCAACGTGGCAAAGATCAAGCGAGATTTCATAAAAATGGAAAGTGAAAGACTTGCTGCTTATCTTGAAAAAACAAGGGATAATTACAAACACAGAATAGCTTACTGTATTGGGGATTTCCGAACTGCAATGGAAAAAGCCGTAGAAATGGTTGACGTAGAAGTTGACATCGTGCCGAGAGAATCAACGATTCAGAAGATGATTCAGCCAGATAAGCCTTTTATTTATAACAGCCTTTCCTCAAGAGAGTACCTTCAGGACTTTTCAGACGCGATTACGGATGCTCTTAAGCTTCCAAAGAGAAAAGTAGGTCTTAAAGAAGATCTTTCTGTTGATGATGCTGACTGGTATCTTCTGTGA
- a CDS encoding PKD domain-containing protein, with protein sequence MKGKNCNRELRRRTLNKVLGMAVLAFLMLVSIAGAAPFAYITNAESNSVSVIDTATNKVTAAIPVGSNPMGVVINPNGTRVYVGNVLSNDVSVIDTATNNVITTVSVGNSPQGVAVSPNGNKVYVTNRYSNNVSVIDTTANTVVSTVNTGKYPEGVAVSPDGKKIYVTNYADNTVSIIDTATKAIITTVSVGKGPKEIVVTPDGNRVYVVNYDGRSISIIDTATNSVTNTVKLGGTPFGVAVNPDGKKVYVTNNAEHFSTVSVIDTATNKIISTIPVGPDPVGISVTPDGKKVYVAINFYNTVSVIDTATNAVTATMLVGNSPYASGQFIGSIPIQPVYPLANFSSNITSDYVFLSVPVQFTDLSKNATKWVWDFGDGSGSTKQNPTHTYSTTGIYTVSLKVNNSNGTDSKLATVNVVPKGSPAPSYAFITNLNSNTVSVINTGNNTLTATVPVGTEPFGAAVNPDGTKVYVTNTKYGERGTVSVIDTATNKVTAIVDVGHKYSPCGIAVTPDGKKLYVADRDIKAVSIIDTSTNTVTATVPVGVNPLGVAITTDGKKVYITNRYSNTVSVIDTSTNNVISTVEVGSGPCGVTINPMGTELYVTNCESNTISIIEISSNTVTSTVPVGEWPMGIAVTPDGKKVYVVNEGSNNVSVIDTATKTVIATVKVRKSPYGIAITPDGKKVYVANSGNSDNLGNTASIIDTATDRVTATVNTGFRPIAFGQFIGPLPAQPVYPVANFSSNVTSGYAPLSVKFTDFSMNADGWSWDFGDKSTSTQQNPAHTYSRAGNYNVTLTVNNKNGTDSKIATVTVLAHPGFSASPTSGKSALGVSFTDQSTGSPASWKWTFGDGTYSTEKNPVHTYRKSGKYSVTLTLNETGNKTAVTKSSYITVSNGYEAPIAAFSASQVSGKAPLTVSFTDQSTGSPTSRKWTFGDGTYSTGKNPVHTYSKAGLYSVTLAVSNADGSNTLTKTGYVAVSNVLNPPVPSFSASLTSGKAPLAVDFSGKGTGSPTSWKWSFGDGNTSTEKNPVHTFNKSGLYSVTLRASNEKGSNALTKTGCIAVSSTLNIPVSKFTASPTSGKVPFTVSFTDQSTGSPTKWKWIFGDGTNSTEKNPVHTYNESGLYPVKLTVSNANGSNALTKTGYIAVVSNVLNNTTVSKFSASPTSGKTPLTVSFTDQSIGSPAAWKWTFGDGTNSTEKNPVHTYNKSGNYTVALTTTNEEGSDKVQKSNCINVTPVNGSVVSSPGYIVPVTAFSATPTVGSMPLKVSFTDQSTGFPTSWTWNFGDRNTSKEKNPVHTYNKSGRYAVTLTTSNANGSNTLTKSSYIYVSNVLSPPVTGYFASPASGNMPLKVIFTDQSTGSPMAWRWTFGDGNTSKEKNPVHKYNKSGRYTVTLTASNANGSNTLTKSGHVVVSSVLAAPVASFSASPTLGKAPLTVSFTDQSTGSPTKWKWAFGDGNTSTEKNPVHTYNKSGLYSVTLTASNANGSNTLTKTDYIAVSGVLTAPVAGFSASPLSGKVPFTVSFTDQSTGSPTSWRWIFGDRNTSTEMNPVHTYNKSGLYSVTLTASNANGSNALIKTGYIAVSNSLDAAFSASPTSGSVPLNVSFTDNSTGSPTSWRWAFGDGNTSTEKNPVHMYNKTGRYTVSLTVDNLESSSTETRTRYIIVSN encoded by the coding sequence ATGAAAGGAAAGAATTGTAATAGAGAACTTAGGAGGCGAACCTTAAATAAAGTTTTGGGGATGGCGGTACTTGCTTTTTTAATGTTAGTGAGCATAGCAGGCGCCGCGCCATTTGCATACATTACAAATGCAGAGAGTAACAGTGTCTCTGTAATTGACACAGCCACAAACAAAGTTACAGCTGCAATACCTGTAGGGTCCAATCCTATGGGAGTTGTAATTAATCCGAACGGGACAAGGGTTTACGTAGGAAATGTCCTTAGTAATGATGTATCTGTAATCGACACGGCAACAAATAATGTTATAACCACAGTGAGTGTAGGAAATTCACCCCAGGGGGTTGCAGTTAGCCCTAACGGAAATAAAGTATATGTAACAAACCGATATAGCAACAATGTTTCTGTGATTGATACCACCGCAAATACTGTTGTAAGCACAGTGAATACAGGAAAGTACCCTGAAGGAGTAGCGGTAAGTCCAGATGGAAAAAAAATATATGTAACAAATTACGCGGACAATACTGTCTCTATAATTGACACTGCCACGAAAGCTATTATAACCACGGTATCCGTAGGAAAAGGTCCTAAAGAAATTGTGGTCACACCAGACGGGAACAGGGTGTACGTGGTAAACTACGATGGCAGGAGTATCTCCATAATTGACACGGCAACAAACAGTGTTACAAACACGGTGAAGCTTGGGGGAACTCCCTTTGGAGTCGCAGTCAATCCAGATGGAAAAAAGGTGTATGTGACCAATAACGCTGAACATTTCAGTACTGTATCGGTAATTGACACGGCAACAAACAAAATTATATCCACGATACCTGTAGGCCCCGATCCTGTGGGAATTTCAGTCACACCGGATGGAAAAAAAGTATATGTAGCAATCAATTTCTATAACACTGTCTCTGTAATTGACACTGCTACTAACGCTGTTACAGCCACGATGCTTGTAGGAAACAGCCCTTACGCTTCAGGCCAGTTTATAGGTTCTATCCCAATACAACCAGTTTATCCCTTAGCGAACTTCAGCAGCAATATCACATCAGATTATGTTTTCCTTTCTGTACCTGTGCAGTTTACAGATCTCTCAAAAAATGCAACTAAATGGGTCTGGGACTTTGGAGACGGGTCTGGTTCAACAAAGCAGAATCCCACGCATACCTATTCTACAACAGGAATTTATACTGTTAGCCTGAAGGTAAACAATTCAAACGGTACAGATTCAAAACTTGCTACAGTAAATGTTGTACCAAAAGGTTCTCCTGCACCTTCATATGCATTTATTACAAATCTCAACAGCAACACTGTTTCTGTAATTAACACAGGAAACAATACTCTTACAGCCACAGTGCCCGTAGGGACCGAGCCTTTTGGAGCTGCAGTTAACCCGGATGGAACAAAAGTATATGTGACAAATACCAAGTATGGCGAGAGGGGTACGGTTTCTGTAATTGACACAGCAACAAACAAGGTTACAGCTATTGTGGATGTAGGCCATAAATATAGTCCCTGTGGAATTGCAGTCACACCGGACGGAAAAAAACTATACGTGGCGGATCGTGATATCAAAGCTGTCTCTATAATTGATACATCTACAAACACTGTTACAGCCACCGTGCCTGTAGGAGTTAATCCACTAGGGGTTGCAATCACAACGGATGGAAAAAAAGTATATATAACGAACCGTTATAGCAACACTGTTTCTGTAATTGATACCAGTACAAATAATGTTATATCGACTGTGGAAGTTGGATCTGGCCCCTGTGGAGTTACAATTAACCCGATGGGAACAGAACTATATGTGACGAATTGTGAAAGCAATACTATTTCTATAATTGAAATAAGTTCAAATACTGTTACATCCACAGTACCTGTAGGGGAATGGCCTATGGGGATTGCAGTAACTCCTGATGGAAAAAAGGTATATGTGGTAAATGAAGGCAGCAACAACGTATCGGTAATCGATACCGCAACAAAAACTGTTATAGCGACTGTGAAAGTCAGAAAAAGCCCTTACGGAATTGCAATCACTCCTGATGGAAAAAAGGTATATGTAGCAAACTCCGGTAATAGCGATAATCTCGGAAACACTGCCTCTATAATTGACACTGCTACAGACAGAGTTACAGCCACAGTAAACACAGGTTTCCGTCCTATTGCTTTCGGTCAATTTATTGGTCCTCTTCCAGCACAACCAGTTTATCCTGTTGCAAACTTCAGCAGCAATGTCACATCCGGTTACGCTCCTCTTTCAGTCAAGTTTACGGATTTCTCGATGAATGCGGATGGTTGGAGCTGGGACTTTGGAGACAAATCCACTTCGACACAGCAGAATCCAGCACACACTTACTCCAGGGCAGGGAATTACAATGTAACGCTTACAGTAAACAATAAAAACGGTACTGATTCGAAAATTGCCACAGTAACTGTTCTGGCACATCCAGGATTTTCTGCCTCCCCAACTTCAGGAAAATCGGCACTTGGCGTTAGTTTTACTGACCAGAGCACAGGATCGCCAGCCTCATGGAAATGGACTTTTGGAGATGGAACTTATTCAACGGAAAAGAACCCTGTGCATACATATCGAAAGTCAGGAAAATATTCAGTTACGTTGACATTGAACGAAACTGGAAACAAGACTGCAGTAACAAAATCCAGCTATATAACTGTTTCAAACGGGTATGAAGCTCCCATTGCTGCTTTCTCTGCATCTCAGGTTTCAGGAAAAGCACCTCTTACTGTTAGTTTTACTGATCAGAGTACCGGATCGCCAACCTCAAGGAAGTGGACTTTTGGAGACGGTACATATTCAACCGGGAAGAACCCTGTACATACATACAGCAAAGCAGGATTATATTCTGTTACATTAGCAGTAAGTAATGCAGATGGTAGTAATACATTAACAAAAACCGGCTATGTTGCTGTTTCAAACGTTTTAAATCCACCTGTCCCCAGCTTTTCTGCATCCCTTACTTCAGGAAAAGCACCTTTAGCGGTTGATTTTTCTGGCAAGGGCACAGGATCACCAACTTCATGGAAATGGTCTTTCGGAGATGGGAATACTTCAACAGAAAAGAATCCTGTGCACACATTCAACAAATCAGGACTTTATTCTGTAACATTGAGAGCAAGTAATGAAAAAGGCAGTAATGCCTTGACAAAAACCGGCTGTATTGCTGTATCAAGCACATTAAATATTCCTGTTTCCAAATTCACTGCGTCCCCTACTTCAGGAAAAGTGCCTTTTACAGTTAGTTTTACTGACCAGAGCACAGGATCGCCAACTAAATGGAAATGGATTTTTGGAGATGGAACTAATTCAACCGAAAAAAATCCGGTACATACATACAATGAATCAGGGCTTTACCCTGTTAAATTGACAGTGAGTAATGCAAATGGTAGTAATGCCTTGACAAAAACCGGTTATATTGCTGTCGTCTCAAACGTTTTAAACAACACAACTGTTTCCAAATTTTCAGCTTCCCCAACTTCAGGAAAAACACCTCTTACTGTTAGTTTTACTGACCAGAGCATAGGGTCACCAGCTGCATGGAAATGGACTTTTGGAGATGGAACTAATTCAACCGAAAAGAATCCGGTACACACATACAATAAATCAGGAAATTATACTGTTGCTTTGACGACGACTAATGAGGAAGGCAGTGATAAGGTGCAAAAATCAAACTGTATAAATGTAACTCCTGTAAACGGTAGTGTGGTATCGAGCCCAGGGTATATTGTTCCTGTCACCGCCTTTTCAGCAACTCCAACTGTAGGAAGTATGCCTCTTAAGGTTAGTTTTACTGACCAGAGCACAGGCTTTCCAACTTCATGGACATGGAATTTTGGGGATCGGAACACTTCAAAAGAGAAAAATCCTGTACACACATACAATAAATCCGGTAGATACGCAGTTACATTGACAACAAGTAACGCGAACGGCAGTAATACTTTGACAAAATCCAGCTATATTTATGTATCAAACGTTTTATCTCCTCCTGTCACTGGTTACTTTGCATCCCCTGCTTCAGGAAATATGCCTCTTAAGGTAATTTTTACTGACCAGAGCACAGGGTCACCAATGGCATGGAGATGGACTTTTGGAGATGGGAACACTTCAAAAGAGAAAAATCCGGTACATAAATACAATAAGTCCGGACGATATACTGTTACATTGACAGCAAGTAATGCAAATGGTAGTAATACCTTGACAAAATCAGGTCATGTTGTTGTGTCAAGCGTTTTAGCTGCTCCTGTTGCCAGCTTCTCTGCGTCTCCTACTTTAGGAAAAGCCCCACTTACTGTTAGTTTTACGGACCAGAGTACAGGGTCGCCAACTAAATGGAAATGGGCTTTCGGAGACGGGAATACTTCAACAGAAAAGAATCCTGTGCATACATATAATAAATCAGGGCTATATTCTGTTACATTGACAGCAAGTAATGCAAACGGCAGTAATACCTTGACAAAAACCGACTACATTGCTGTCTCAGGTGTTTTAACTGCTCCTGTTGCCGGTTTCTCTGCGTCCCCACTTTCAGGAAAAGTGCCTTTTACGGTTAGTTTTACTGATCAGAGTACCGGATCACCAACCTCATGGAGATGGATTTTTGGAGATAGGAACACTTCTACAGAGATGAATCCTGTGCACACATACAATAAATCAGGACTATATTCTGTTACATTGACAGCAAGTAATGCAAACGGCAGTAATGCACTGATAAAAACCGGCTATATTGCGGTTTCAAACTCCCTTGACGCTGCTTTTTCTGCATCTCCAACTTCAGGATCTGTACCGCTTAATGTCAGTTTTACTGACAATAGCACCGGATCACCAACTTCATGGAGATGGGCCTTTGGAGATGGAAATACTTCAACCGAAAAGAATCCTGTACATATGTACAACAAAACAGGACGATATACTGTTAGTTTAACCGTAGATAATTTAGAAAGCAGCAGTACTGAAACCAGAACCAGATACATTATAGTTAGTAATTGA
- a CDS encoding SufD family Fe-S cluster assembly protein, giving the protein MTQITLNTLSSETKDMDAAYSAAGGDAAVLHNHELASLVISGNKVLNANGIEGIVLEPQETEHGVDVKLTIKKGYKIPLPVHLCFGLIHEDGLQEINMNFIAEEDSAVELVAHCTFPNAVKIIHRMDAQMHVGKNASLKYTETHFHGPHGGIQVIPKSHIRIEEGGSYYTNFSLVSGRVGYLEFDYDVEAEKDSVCEMVTKVYGKKDDKIKILEKVSLNGENARSVIKSRLAITEDAESEFRGITEGHAPRSRGHVDCMEVLQGNAKAEAVPIVRVDNPLAKVTHEAAIGCVDKKEVETLMARGLEEDDAIDTIVKGMLA; this is encoded by the coding sequence ATGACTCAGATAACTCTTAATACACTTTCCAGCGAAACCAAAGATATGGACGCAGCCTATTCGGCAGCCGGAGGAGATGCTGCAGTCCTGCATAATCATGAGCTTGCAAGTCTTGTGATAAGTGGAAATAAAGTGCTTAATGCAAACGGGATAGAAGGAATTGTGCTCGAACCCCAGGAGACAGAACATGGGGTGGACGTTAAACTGACCATTAAGAAAGGGTACAAAATTCCACTTCCCGTCCACCTTTGCTTCGGGCTTATTCATGAAGACGGGCTCCAGGAAATAAATATGAATTTTATAGCCGAAGAAGACTCGGCTGTTGAACTCGTCGCTCACTGTACATTTCCCAATGCTGTAAAGATCATTCATAGAATGGATGCTCAAATGCATGTAGGAAAAAATGCCTCCCTAAAATATACTGAAACGCACTTCCATGGTCCCCACGGAGGAATTCAGGTAATCCCAAAGTCCCATATAAGAATAGAGGAAGGAGGCAGCTACTACACAAATTTCTCACTTGTCTCGGGCAGGGTAGGGTATCTGGAATTCGACTACGATGTGGAAGCTGAAAAAGACTCTGTCTGTGAAATGGTTACCAAAGTCTATGGGAAAAAGGATGACAAAATAAAAATCCTGGAAAAAGTATCCCTCAATGGGGAAAATGCCAGAAGTGTGATCAAAAGTCGACTGGCCATTACCGAAGATGCGGAGTCGGAGTTCAGGGGAATTACTGAAGGTCACGCCCCAAGATCAAGGGGGCACGTAGACTGCATGGAGGTTCTTCAGGGCAATGCAAAAGCCGAAGCTGTTCCCATTGTACGTGTCGATAATCCTCTGGCCAAAGTAACTCACGAAGCTGCAATTGGATGTGTGGATAAAAAAGAAGTCGAAACTCTTATGGCCCGTGGTCTTGAAGAAGACGATGCTATTGATACTATTGTAAAGGGAATGCTGGCCTGA
- a CDS encoding ATP-binding cassette domain-containing protein, which produces MLSRDGKKILRGVNLEVGDREIHSIIGANGAGKSTLAYTLMGLQGYEHEEGSLIFNGEDISKLSITERARKGITLAWQEPARFEGLKVRDYLAIGAKGNGGVTEEELKEALRKVDLKPEKYLYREVGEALSGGERKRIELASIITMRPKLAILDEPDSGIDVVSLKEIVNLIQTFKENGSSVLVITHRKEIAAASDKASLMCEGVILRSGDPLEISEFFKNRCIPCDSRISPQKAA; this is translated from the coding sequence GTGTTGAGCCGCGATGGGAAGAAAATCCTGCGAGGGGTCAATCTTGAGGTAGGCGACCGGGAAATTCACAGCATTATCGGTGCAAACGGTGCAGGAAAAAGTACCCTTGCCTATACCCTGATGGGACTCCAGGGTTATGAACACGAGGAAGGCAGCCTCATCTTTAATGGGGAAGATATTTCAAAACTTTCAATAACTGAACGTGCAAGAAAAGGCATTACTCTTGCCTGGCAGGAACCCGCCCGCTTTGAAGGGCTGAAAGTCAGAGATTACCTGGCAATCGGGGCAAAAGGCAATGGAGGCGTTACCGAAGAAGAGCTGAAAGAGGCCCTGAGGAAAGTAGATCTTAAACCTGAAAAATACCTGTACAGGGAAGTTGGAGAGGCGCTCAGTGGAGGCGAAAGAAAACGCATAGAGCTTGCATCCATAATTACAATGAGGCCAAAGCTTGCTATTCTCGACGAACCCGATTCCGGAATTGATGTCGTTTCCTTAAAGGAAATCGTAAACCTGATACAAACTTTTAAAGAAAACGGCTCCTCAGTACTTGTAATTACACACAGAAAGGAAATCGCAGCCGCTTCCGATAAAGCATCCCTGATGTGCGAAGGGGTTATCCTCAGGAGCGGAGACCCTCTGGAAATCAGTGAATTTTTCAAAAACAGGTGCATACCTTGCGATAGCAGGATATCCCCACAAAAGGCGGCCTGA
- a CDS encoding NTP transferase domain-containing protein: MDAIVMAGGFGQRLGMGEKPCVELLGKPLIAYVIDTLRASENIDRVFVAVSPVTPRTEIMIQERYKGEVRVIRTFGGNYVGDMIHAVETAETVGPVMIIMSDLPLINSELIDSVIEKYKEEGKPALSVYVPINVCKGAGIRPDTVFNKDGKLIVPAGINILDSSQIRKEQEDFNLILDNPKLAINVNTVEDLQHCKEMLQGQD, translated from the coding sequence ATGGACGCTATTGTAATGGCAGGGGGGTTTGGACAGAGGCTTGGAATGGGGGAAAAGCCCTGTGTTGAACTGCTTGGAAAACCACTTATCGCTTACGTGATAGATACCCTCAGGGCCTCAGAAAATATAGACAGGGTTTTCGTAGCGGTTTCACCTGTTACCCCCAGGACAGAAATTATGATCCAGGAACGCTACAAAGGAGAAGTTCGAGTAATCAGGACTTTTGGCGGAAACTATGTAGGGGATATGATCCATGCAGTCGAAACCGCAGAAACCGTTGGGCCTGTAATGATTATTATGTCAGACCTTCCCCTTATAAACTCTGAACTTATCGATTCTGTAATCGAGAAATATAAGGAAGAAGGAAAGCCGGCGCTTTCGGTATATGTTCCTATCAATGTCTGTAAAGGAGCCGGAATCAGGCCGGATACGGTCTTTAACAAAGATGGAAAGCTGATAGTACCTGCCGGAATTAATATTCTAGACAGTTCTCAAATCCGAAAAGAACAGGAAGATTTTAATCTAATACTTGATAATCCCAAACTAGCAATAAACGTAAATACTGTTGAGGATTTGCAGCACTGCAAGGAGATGCTGCAGGGCCAAGACTAA
- the cobS gene encoding adenosylcobinamide-GDP ribazoletransferase, protein MNSYLLAFKSGFGFLSTIPVGISMEGIDELMKKIYFYPVVGAVLGLLIGAVAFIGQVIFPGPVLAALLMGFIYYITGFNHLDGITDIGDGFMAHGSLEKKIKALKDTTIGTGGVSFCILLLLTLYGSIRAVQQEGSAVFGSNLPVLMFESMFIAEVSAKQSMLTIAAFGKPIPPREKQAYPGLGAMTINGATRKNFLIGFVFGAIVCFLPFGWIGLLPYLGACLVALVILNRSYAHFGGLNGDGIGTANEIGRVTALIILAVLLQLSLNGYMGGFKWTLL, encoded by the coding sequence ATGAATTCATATTTGCTTGCTTTTAAATCTGGGTTTGGCTTCCTGTCCACCATCCCTGTGGGAATCAGCATGGAAGGAATCGACGAACTCATGAAGAAAATCTACTTTTATCCCGTAGTGGGAGCCGTACTCGGGCTTCTCATAGGGGCAGTTGCATTCATAGGGCAGGTAATATTTCCTGGTCCTGTGCTTGCAGCCCTTCTAATGGGATTCATATATTATATTACAGGTTTTAATCACCTTGATGGTATCACGGATATCGGGGACGGTTTTATGGCCCACGGGTCACTTGAGAAAAAAATCAAGGCCCTGAAAGACACGACCATCGGGACAGGAGGCGTGTCCTTCTGTATTCTCTTATTACTTACTCTGTATGGTTCGATAAGGGCAGTACAGCAAGAAGGTTCCGCCGTTTTTGGGTCTAACCTTCCGGTTTTAATGTTTGAATCAATGTTTATTGCAGAGGTCAGTGCAAAACAGTCCATGCTAACTATTGCTGCCTTTGGAAAGCCCATACCTCCACGGGAAAAACAGGCTTATCCTGGCTTGGGAGCTATGACTATAAACGGAGCAACCAGAAAGAACTTTCTGATTGGATTTGTATTCGGAGCCATCGTTTGCTTTCTGCCTTTTGGGTGGATAGGACTGTTGCCTTATCTGGGAGCCTGCCTGGTGGCTCTGGTGATTCTTAACCGAAGCTATGCTCATTTCGGAGGATTAAATGGCGACGGAATTGGTACTGCTAACGAAATTGGTCGGGTAACTGCACTCATAATTCTCGCAGTTCTCCTGCAACTTTCATTAAACGGATACATGGGAGGTTTTAAATGGACGCTATTGTAA